The following coding sequences lie in one Gemmatimonadota bacterium genomic window:
- a CDS encoding adenylate cyclase gives MHEIERRYLCGPVAPETLTAADRVQRIRQGYLTRVGPAIRVRQKDDAFLMTVKSGSGLVRREVEWPIPPEVAAGLFEIAGSGVLTKLRYVFGRWEIDVFSGALTGLVVAEIELAREDEPTPPVPEGIVPLREVTEERGLTNQWLAALTPDEARALVAEIGKGPDAAMAWVRAHPDPGGARFA, from the coding sequence ATGCACGAGATCGAGCGACGCTACCTCTGCGGACCCGTCGCGCCCGAGACCCTGACTGCAGCGGACCGGGTCCAGCGCATTCGGCAGGGATACCTGACCCGGGTGGGCCCCGCCATCCGGGTCCGTCAGAAGGACGACGCCTTCCTCATGACGGTGAAATCCGGTTCGGGCCTGGTTCGGCGCGAGGTGGAGTGGCCGATCCCGCCCGAGGTCGCAGCGGGTCTGTTCGAGATCGCGGGCTCCGGCGTGCTCACCAAGCTCCGCTATGTGTTCGGGCGCTGGGAGATCGACGTCTTCAGCGGCGCGCTCACGGGACTGGTGGTCGCCGAGATCGAGCTGGCCCGCGAGGACGAGCCCACGCCACCCGTTCCCGAGGGCATCGTCCCGCTGCGCGAAGTGACGGAGGAGCGGGGGCTGACGAACCAATGGTTGGCTGCGCTCACACCCGATGAAGCCCGTGCGCTGGTCGCCGAGATCGGAAAGGGTCCGGACGCGGCCATGGCCTGGGTGCGCGCGCATCCGGATCCGGGAGGTGCGCGCTTCGCATGA
- a CDS encoding penicillin acylase family protein: MKAMMVCALGATVLSWGTPLVAQDWASADQVEIRRTRYGVPHIRAADLRGVAFGLAYAEAEDHGPEVFEAFVRARGRMALLEGTPANVESDFQHKRQYARAETTFRHLNADTRAMMEGFAAGIEHYWALHPDERPAQVVTPLTAVDVHALYIGWHNVGEARALARTLEERAGGSDPGPGPEGSRESGSTWLGQDVGSNAWAFGPSRTKAQRAILLRNPHLSWDAGYYEAHLTVPGQLDFYGDFRIGGLFGIIGGFNQDLGWTTTNNYPDLSETYRIRKDREGPRHYLLDGVSYPMRSEEVSVEIHDAARFASSGGIGTEVRTFWTTHLGPVVYETADDIYVMRTSDDGEFRRGEQFLDMMRARSLDEWLAAMREQRISSSNYTYADRRGNIFYVWNAKLPRLPHPWTRDEPVLATQSADLWSELVRFDRLPQLRNPVGGYVQNENDPPYYTNLEALLPRDSFPENMPDPQLRLRSQLSLELVGGDQLLELDDVITLKHSPRMLLADRVKEDLIAAIRVADVTSSTRAAADLLRDWNNTAEVDSRGGTLFELWFHRYLATTDSASVFRVNWSESDPVGTPHGIGSPRTAVAAFEWAVEEAVRRWGSYDVAWGDVHRVRRGGVDVPVAGCGGDLGCFRVLNFADDPDGLRSVRGGDGWVLAVEFGQFPRAYSVLAYGQSSREESPHFDDQAALFARGELKRVAFREPEIAAQLVKRYTPGRELEP; this comes from the coding sequence ATGAAGGCGATGATGGTCTGCGCTCTCGGGGCAACAGTTCTTTCCTGGGGAACCCCGCTGGTGGCACAGGACTGGGCCAGCGCGGACCAGGTCGAGATCCGCCGGACCCGGTACGGCGTTCCTCACATCCGAGCCGCCGATCTGCGGGGCGTGGCCTTCGGGCTGGCCTACGCCGAGGCGGAGGATCACGGGCCCGAGGTCTTCGAAGCGTTCGTGCGCGCGCGCGGGCGCATGGCGCTGCTGGAAGGCACTCCAGCAAACGTCGAGTCCGATTTCCAGCACAAGCGCCAGTACGCGCGTGCCGAGACCACCTTCCGGCACCTGAACGCGGACACCCGCGCCATGATGGAGGGCTTCGCGGCCGGGATCGAGCACTACTGGGCGCTGCACCCCGACGAGCGTCCAGCGCAGGTGGTCACGCCGCTCACCGCAGTGGACGTCCACGCGCTGTACATCGGCTGGCACAATGTGGGCGAAGCGCGTGCACTTGCGCGTACGCTGGAGGAGCGAGCCGGTGGCTCCGATCCCGGTCCCGGTCCCGAGGGCAGTCGGGAATCCGGATCGACTTGGCTCGGCCAGGATGTGGGTTCGAACGCCTGGGCGTTCGGGCCGAGCCGCACCAAGGCGCAACGCGCCATCCTGCTCCGCAACCCGCACCTGTCCTGGGATGCGGGCTACTACGAGGCCCACCTCACCGTTCCCGGGCAACTCGATTTCTACGGCGACTTCCGCATTGGAGGGTTGTTCGGGATCATCGGCGGCTTCAACCAGGATCTCGGGTGGACCACCACCAACAACTACCCGGATCTCTCCGAGACCTACCGCATTCGCAAGGACCGAGAGGGCCCCCGCCACTATCTCCTGGATGGCGTTTCCTATCCGATGCGCTCCGAGGAGGTCTCCGTGGAGATCCACGACGCGGCGCGCTTCGCCAGCAGCGGAGGCATCGGAACGGAGGTGCGGACGTTCTGGACCACACACCTGGGTCCGGTGGTCTACGAGACGGCGGACGACATCTACGTCATGCGCACGTCCGACGACGGCGAATTCCGTCGCGGCGAGCAGTTCCTGGACATGATGCGTGCGAGGTCGCTGGACGAGTGGCTGGCGGCCATGCGCGAACAGCGCATCTCCTCCTCCAACTACACGTATGCGGATCGGCGCGGGAACATCTTCTACGTGTGGAATGCCAAGCTGCCCCGCCTCCCGCACCCCTGGACGCGGGACGAGCCGGTGCTGGCCACGCAGAGCGCCGACCTCTGGAGCGAGCTGGTCCGCTTCGACCGGCTGCCCCAGCTCCGCAATCCGGTCGGGGGCTACGTGCAGAACGAGAACGACCCTCCCTACTACACGAACCTCGAGGCCCTGCTACCGCGAGACTCGTTCCCCGAGAACATGCCCGATCCGCAGTTGCGTCTGCGAAGCCAGCTCAGCCTCGAGTTGGTCGGGGGCGACCAGCTCCTGGAGCTCGACGACGTGATCACCCTGAAGCACTCGCCACGCATGTTGCTGGCTGACCGCGTGAAGGAGGATCTCATCGCCGCCATCCGGGTGGCGGACGTGACGTCCTCGACGCGGGCCGCCGCCGATCTGCTCCGGGATTGGAACAACACCGCCGAGGTCGATAGCAGAGGCGGCACTCTGTTCGAGCTCTGGTTCCATCGATATCTGGCGACCACGGACTCCGCCTCGGTCTTCCGGGTGAACTGGTCCGAGAGCGATCCGGTCGGAACGCCGCACGGGATCGGCTCACCGCGCACGGCCGTAGCGGCGTTCGAGTGGGCCGTCGAGGAGGCGGTGCGGCGTTGGGGATCGTACGATGTCGCCTGGGGCGACGTGCACCGCGTCCGTCGCGGCGGGGTGGATGTTCCCGTGGCCGGCTGTGGCGGAGACCTCGGTTGCTTCCGCGTCCTGAACTTCGCCGATGATCCCGATGGCCTCCGTTCGGTGCGTGGGGGGGACGGGTGGGTGCTGGCGGTGGAGTTCGGGCAATTCCCGCGCGCCTACTCGGTGCTGGCCTACGGGCAGAGCAGCCGCGAGGAATCGCCGCACTTCGATGATCAGGCCGCCTTGTTCGCGCGGGGCGAGCTCAAGCGGGTGGCGTTCCGGGAGCCGGAGATCGCTGCCCAGCTGGTGAAGCGCTACACGCCGGGACGCGAGCTCGAACCGTAG
- a CDS encoding PIG-L family deacetylase, translating into MTENAAPTLVALTAHPDDESLGMGGTLAHYAAAGVEAHVVCATRGQAGRYRDGTDHPGPDALGRIREAELRAAADVLGVRSVTVLDHPDGGLDRQDPHAVVGDLVAHLRRLRPDVVITFDPFGAYGHPDHIAICQFATAAVAAAHDADVPGGTPHAVAKLYYMVWPAPTWAAYQATFKKLVSRVDGVERQAVPWPDWSITTSIETGDQWETVWKAVRCHESQMLAYGPLGNLTPEHHRGLWGSQHYYRALSRVNGGRVHETDLFAGIEGAGPAAAGAPSRSNA; encoded by the coding sequence ATGACCGAGAACGCCGCGCCCACGCTGGTCGCACTGACCGCCCACCCCGACGACGAGTCGCTGGGGATGGGCGGGACGCTGGCCCACTACGCGGCCGCCGGCGTGGAGGCTCACGTGGTCTGCGCGACGCGTGGGCAGGCGGGCCGCTACCGGGATGGGACCGACCATCCCGGCCCCGACGCGCTGGGCCGCATCCGCGAGGCCGAGCTGCGAGCGGCCGCCGACGTGCTGGGCGTCCGCTCGGTCACGGTCCTGGACCATCCCGACGGTGGGCTGGACCGCCAGGACCCGCACGCCGTGGTCGGTGATCTGGTGGCACACCTGCGGCGGCTCCGCCCCGACGTGGTCATCACCTTCGATCCCTTCGGCGCCTATGGGCATCCGGACCACATCGCCATCTGCCAGTTCGCCACCGCCGCGGTGGCCGCTGCCCACGACGCCGACGTGCCGGGAGGCACGCCCCACGCGGTTGCCAAGCTGTACTACATGGTGTGGCCCGCGCCCACCTGGGCCGCCTACCAGGCCACCTTCAAGAAGCTGGTCTCGCGGGTGGACGGCGTCGAGCGGCAGGCCGTGCCCTGGCCAGACTGGTCCATCACCACGTCCATCGAGACCGGCGATCAATGGGAAACCGTATGGAAGGCCGTGCGCTGCCACGAGTCGCAGATGCTCGCCTATGGCCCCCTGGGCAACCTCACCCCTGAACACCATCGTGGTCTCTGGGGCTCGCAACACTACTACCGGGCCCTGAGCCGGGTGAACGGTGGTCGGGTCCACGAGACGGATCTTTTCGCAGGCATCGAGGGTGCCGGGCCCGCTGCGGCCGGCGCCCCTTCAAGGAGCAATGCATGA